In Anaerobacillus isosaccharinicus, one genomic interval encodes:
- a CDS encoding GDSL-type esterase/lipase family protein, producing the protein MKIRWVQIIGIFGSIFCVLWLVGLGMTFKHYFYKGATEVNQSVKTEIIETLEEPINETKKSGYHIVALGDSLTVGAGDPNGKGYVGNVLEQLKDRTTEEVSLQNFAINGLTSEGLVKVIEERDVQQGIKDADLIFLTIGGNDLFQGGQTLVELNLEEIAQIEQHFLENLSQIMSDIRQLNGNATIYFSGLYHPFTHLPNAEITTKIILDWNHHTALEIARYKQAVFVPTFDMFQNNLTTHLSHDRFHPSTEGYQQMANRIAALITWDGEKNE; encoded by the coding sequence TTGAAAATTAGATGGGTACAAATAATCGGTATTTTTGGTAGTATCTTTTGTGTCCTATGGTTAGTCGGGCTTGGAATGACGTTTAAGCACTATTTTTATAAAGGAGCTACTGAAGTGAATCAATCTGTAAAAACAGAGATTATAGAAACGTTAGAAGAGCCTATCAATGAAACTAAGAAATCAGGCTACCATATTGTTGCCTTAGGTGATTCTCTTACCGTAGGGGCCGGTGATCCAAACGGAAAAGGCTATGTCGGAAATGTATTAGAGCAGTTAAAGGATAGAACAACTGAAGAAGTTTCACTACAAAACTTTGCGATTAATGGACTGACTTCAGAAGGTCTCGTCAAGGTTATCGAAGAAAGGGATGTACAACAAGGAATAAAAGATGCTGACCTGATTTTCCTTACTATTGGTGGCAATGACTTATTTCAGGGTGGGCAAACGCTTGTCGAGCTTAATTTAGAAGAAATTGCCCAGATCGAACAACATTTTTTAGAAAACTTATCGCAAATTATGAGTGATATCCGTCAACTAAATGGAAATGCAACTATATATTTTAGCGGATTGTATCATCCTTTTACACATTTACCGAACGCTGAGATTACAACGAAAATTATTTTGGATTGGAACCATCACACTGCATTGGAAATTGCAAGATATAAACAAGCTGTATTCGTTCCAACGTTTGATATGTTTCAAAACAATCTAACTACGCATTTGTCTCACGATCGCTTTCATCCTAGTACAGAAGGTT
- a CDS encoding transposase codes for MKPALIPHISYQNFVLDQLNTHYSGGILTLVQKDWTIISKLWITDLSFTTTWLHDSYSVKGPEPRDPASMLRSYLLCLLTSPTLSITEWVNQLHRVPLYTILSGFEPGDVPGVGTFYDFFRRLSGFEKANVKPFIKLKRKKKKKKKPKKGEKATPRNPGIIRKLVDRHLRNGSKQKQLPGDQLYAFFQSQFLEVSARLGLLGDPHSLGVVGDGTPVETARYPRSKPICDCSAQGLTNCTHPRRYSQPDIDSGWDSSRERYFNGYHLYMISTSDSQYDLPLYPRLHPASRHDSVSLVVGSIEFSQRYTLGTIDKILLDAAHDAEPIYELLDHHNVEPFIDLNVRTKKNFSTQSDIQISPLGVPICPIGMEMKPNGFDKSQNRQKWRCPLACGTKNTCSTPCSKAKYGRTFHTFKQDNLRLFTKTPRSSEKWKLIYKRRTSVERSNKREKVDYHLESGRHRSTKMWYVRLYSIMMCQHIDAWYSSQKETLNIQEIIFSKSA; via the coding sequence ATGAAACCTGCGCTAATACCACATATCTCATATCAAAACTTCGTTTTAGACCAATTAAATACTCATTACTCAGGCGGTATACTGACTCTCGTACAAAAAGATTGGACTATTATCTCGAAGTTATGGATCACGGATCTTTCGTTTACCACTACGTGGCTTCATGATTCATATTCAGTTAAAGGTCCTGAGCCACGTGATCCTGCTTCCATGCTTCGCTCTTATCTTTTGTGTTTATTGACAAGTCCGACCCTGAGTATTACAGAATGGGTGAACCAACTCCATCGTGTTCCTCTTTACACGATCCTTAGCGGCTTTGAACCTGGGGATGTTCCAGGTGTCGGTACTTTTTATGACTTCTTCAGACGGCTATCAGGTTTTGAGAAGGCTAATGTAAAACCTTTTATTAAGCTCAAACGAAAAAAGAAGAAGAAGAAAAAACCGAAAAAGGGTGAAAAAGCAACTCCTAGAAACCCTGGTATTATTAGAAAATTAGTGGATCGTCATTTACGCAATGGCTCAAAACAAAAACAATTGCCGGGAGATCAATTATACGCGTTTTTTCAATCTCAATTTCTTGAAGTTTCAGCGAGATTGGGTTTGCTTGGGGATCCCCATTCCCTTGGTGTTGTTGGAGATGGGACACCCGTGGAAACAGCGAGATACCCAAGAAGCAAACCTATTTGTGATTGTAGTGCCCAAGGACTAACGAATTGTACTCATCCTCGTCGATATTCTCAACCTGACATCGACTCAGGTTGGGATAGTTCAAGGGAGAGGTACTTCAACGGATATCATCTCTACATGATATCCACTAGCGATAGCCAATACGACTTGCCGCTATATCCACGGCTGCATCCTGCTTCCCGGCATGATTCAGTCAGCCTAGTGGTTGGTTCAATTGAATTTTCGCAACGGTACACCTTGGGCACAATTGATAAAATCCTTCTCGATGCCGCACATGATGCAGAACCGATTTACGAATTACTGGACCATCATAATGTGGAACCATTTATTGATCTTAATGTTCGAACAAAGAAAAACTTCAGTACGCAAAGTGATATTCAGATTTCTCCCCTAGGCGTTCCTATTTGTCCAATTGGAATGGAAATGAAACCCAATGGGTTTGACAAATCTCAAAACCGCCAAAAGTGGCGTTGTCCACTAGCTTGCGGAACAAAAAATACATGTTCCACTCCGTGTTCTAAAGCGAAGTATGGCCGGACATTTCATACGTTTAAGCAAGATAATCTTCGTCTGTTCACTAAAACACCGAGGTCTTCTGAAAAGTGGAAACTGATTTATAAACGAAGAACTTCAGTTGAACGTTCGAACAAAAGAGAAAAAGTCGACTATCACTTAGAATCTGGGCGTCATCGCTCTACAAAAATGTGGTATGTCCGCTTATATTCAATCATGATGTGTCAACACATAGATGCTTGGTACAGTAGTCAGAAAGAGACTTTGAACATCCAAGAAATCATCTTTTCTAAGAGCGCCTAG
- a CDS encoding PaaI family thioesterase: MDKEKLREQFEHALNTHQEGTGQLFLYSLLNFTFDYDEEHEVVRIEAPISEMMYNPIGYIHGGIITYMADTAMGHLCAAFAYRPGVSLELKTQFLRAAKTGTLKAEAFFVKKGKQVQFVECDIKDDKDQLLAKTTATFYSLPE; this comes from the coding sequence ATGGATAAAGAAAAACTAAGAGAGCAGTTTGAACATGCATTAAACACCCATCAAGAAGGGACAGGCCAGTTATTTTTATATTCTTTGTTAAACTTTACATTTGATTATGATGAAGAACATGAAGTCGTTCGTATTGAGGCACCTATCTCTGAGATGATGTACAATCCTATCGGTTACATTCATGGAGGCATCATTACATATATGGCTGATACTGCGATGGGGCATTTATGCGCTGCATTTGCTTATCGACCTGGTGTCTCTTTAGAACTAAAAACTCAATTTTTACGTGCTGCAAAAACTGGGACTTTAAAGGCTGAAGCATTCTTTGTGAAAAAGGGAAAACAAGTTCAGTTTGTTGAATGTGATATTAAAGATGATAAAGATCAACTCCTTGCAAAAACGACTGCAACATTTTATTCGCTACCTGAATAA
- a CDS encoding LysM peptidoglycan-binding domain-containing protein: MQIHVIQQGDTLWQIAQAYNSTVQNIIEANQIPEPDQLAVGQAIVIPIIGSFYWVQPGDSLWSIGQRFGIDYLRLAQINQIDPTNGLWIGLRLYIPPQPKTPAETNAYIEPRGTTVSPELLADARQAGPFLTYLAPFSYEVRRDGTLKAQPLQGIPEIAAETGASLMMVVTNLEGGEFSGELGKEILQSTAVQELLLDNIIAEARRVGRFTDVHFDFEFLPGDQRVAYNNFLRRAAERLRAEGLLISSALAPKTRRDQPGQWYEAHDYQAHGEIVDFVVLMTYEWGYSGGPPMAVSPIGPVEEVIQYALTEMPASKIMMGQNLYGYDWTLPFVPGGEYARALSPQQAIELAKQYNVPIQYDIEAQAPHFDYVDEEGRSHKVWFEDARSIQAKFDLIKRLGLRGISYWKLGLPFPQNWLLIDANFDVVKR; the protein is encoded by the coding sequence ATGCAAATTCATGTCATCCAACAAGGAGATACGCTTTGGCAAATTGCCCAAGCGTATAATTCAACTGTCCAAAATATAATCGAAGCCAATCAAATTCCAGAACCTGATCAATTGGCAGTAGGTCAGGCAATTGTCATCCCGATAATTGGGAGTTTTTACTGGGTACAACCTGGTGATAGTTTATGGTCGATTGGACAAAGATTTGGAATTGATTACTTAAGATTGGCACAGATAAACCAAATTGACCCAACTAATGGTTTATGGATCGGTCTCAGATTGTATATACCACCACAACCTAAAACACCGGCTGAAACAAATGCTTATATTGAACCACGAGGGACAACCGTTAGTCCAGAACTATTAGCTGATGCACGCCAGGCGGGGCCATTTTTAACTTACCTAGCTCCGTTTAGCTATGAGGTAAGAAGAGATGGTACATTGAAAGCCCAACCATTACAAGGGATTCCAGAGATAGCAGCCGAAACAGGGGCTTCTCTAATGATGGTCGTCACCAACTTAGAAGGAGGCGAATTTAGCGGTGAGCTAGGCAAGGAAATACTTCAAAGTACAGCTGTTCAAGAATTGCTATTAGACAATATCATTGCTGAAGCAAGACGGGTGGGTAGGTTTACTGATGTTCATTTTGATTTCGAATTCTTACCTGGAGATCAACGCGTTGCGTATAATAACTTTTTAAGAAGAGCCGCTGAGCGATTACGGGCAGAAGGGTTATTAATTTCAAGTGCGCTAGCTCCGAAAACGAGAAGAGATCAACCGGGACAATGGTATGAAGCTCATGATTATCAAGCACACGGGGAAATCGTTGACTTCGTTGTTCTTATGACCTATGAGTGGGGTTATTCTGGAGGGCCACCAATGGCCGTGTCACCAATTGGCCCAGTTGAGGAAGTCATCCAGTATGCCTTAACTGAAATGCCTGCTTCAAAAATTATGATGGGACAAAATTTATATGGCTATGATTGGACATTGCCGTTTGTTCCTGGTGGCGAGTATGCACGTGCTCTGAGCCCGCAACAAGCCATTGAACTTGCTAAACAATACAATGTTCCAATTCAATATGACATAGAAGCTCAAGCACCTCACTTTGACTATGTAGACGAAGAAGGTAGAAGTCACAAAGTATGGTTTGAAGATGCAAGATCAATTCAAGCCAAGTTTGATCTCATAAAGCGCTTAGGGTTAAGGGGAATTAGCTATTGGAAACTAGGTTTACCATTTCCACAAAATTGGTTGTTAATTGATGCGAATTTTGATGTAGTGAAAAGATAA
- a CDS encoding small multi-drug export protein: MDFFLSLWEYIVIFILAAVPWVEILIIIPIGIINGLNPILVGLLSFLGNLSTVYLLIFFFEKYEQWRAKKKKKKEKKRTKRAVEIWNKYGLPGLSLAGPFLTGAHLAVVIAISLGAKKKATLVWTTISLALWTILLTISSYYGVDLFKR; the protein is encoded by the coding sequence GTGGATTTTTTCTTGTCATTATGGGAGTACATAGTCATCTTTATTTTGGCAGCTGTGCCATGGGTCGAAATTTTAATTATTATACCGATTGGAATTATAAATGGTTTAAATCCGATCTTAGTAGGTCTATTATCGTTTTTAGGTAATTTGTCAACGGTTTACTTACTTATTTTTTTCTTTGAAAAATATGAACAGTGGCGCGCAAAAAAGAAGAAGAAAAAAGAAAAGAAGCGCACAAAACGAGCTGTTGAAATTTGGAATAAATATGGTTTGCCAGGGTTATCACTAGCAGGTCCGTTTCTAACTGGTGCCCATTTAGCCGTCGTGATTGCCATCTCCTTAGGTGCAAAAAAGAAAGCCACTTTGGTATGGACAACAATCAGTCTAGCGTTATGGACAATTTTATTGACCATCTCTTCTTATTATGGCGTTGATTTGTTCAAAAGGTAA
- a CDS encoding sensor domain-containing diguanylate cyclase translates to MEQNLYLIHLSYLILFGLFITMFFIFFNRFVSRLYVEAKQSKEKLNFILDSSKIVTYTYDLSSEELFVKSGRKAFPQFPSEYHSKSAIIWRQFVHSDDIDKLQHLDEQLLLGKVRNVEYRLVLPTNNTIWVQCRLIPIIENATTREIEGVLVDITEQKFKEEKMTYLAFHDQLTGLPNRSKLQDEFSLLLAAKKQAVFLIFIDLDEFKSINDTYGHILGDELLKIVAKRLINCIRGSHIVSRISGDEFVVVLSEVTEDDVMIIANRIKTTLASPYSIENKEITITTSIGIYRYADMAEDLNEMIKRADFAMYRAKKQGKNEICFYVEEEKSPS, encoded by the coding sequence ATGGAGCAAAACTTATATTTAATCCATTTAAGTTATTTAATTTTGTTTGGTCTGTTTATTACTATGTTTTTTATTTTCTTTAACCGTTTTGTTAGTCGATTGTATGTAGAAGCGAAGCAAAGTAAAGAGAAATTAAACTTCATCCTAGACAGTTCGAAGATCGTAACATATACGTACGATCTTTCTTCGGAGGAGTTATTTGTAAAATCAGGACGAAAAGCTTTTCCTCAATTTCCAAGTGAATACCATTCAAAAAGCGCGATTATTTGGAGGCAATTTGTTCATTCAGACGATATAGATAAGCTGCAGCATCTAGACGAACAACTATTACTAGGGAAGGTGCGAAATGTCGAGTACAGACTTGTTCTACCGACAAATAACACAATTTGGGTGCAATGCCGATTAATTCCTATTATTGAGAATGCAACAACAAGGGAAATTGAAGGGGTTTTAGTTGATATTACTGAACAAAAATTTAAAGAAGAAAAAATGACCTATTTAGCTTTTCATGATCAATTAACAGGGTTACCAAACCGCTCAAAGCTACAAGATGAGTTTTCTCTTTTATTAGCCGCTAAAAAACAAGCCGTATTTTTAATCTTCATTGATTTAGACGAATTTAAAAGCATTAATGATACGTATGGCCATATTTTAGGTGATGAATTATTAAAAATAGTCGCGAAAAGGTTAATAAATTGTATTCGTGGCAGCCATATTGTTTCAAGAATTTCAGGGGATGAATTTGTTGTCGTCCTGTCAGAAGTTACCGAAGATGATGTAATGATCATCGCCAACCGAATAAAAACAACGTTAGCTTCTCCATACTCGATTGAAAACAAGGAAATCACCATTACAACAAGCATTGGTATTTATCGTTATGCAGATATGGCTGAAGACCTTAACGAGATGATCAAAAGAGCCGATTTCGCCATGTACCGAGCTAAAAAACAAGGCAAGAACGAGATTTGTTTTTATGTTGAAGAAGAAAAAAGTCCAAGTTGA
- a CDS encoding ABC transporter substrate-binding protein, which translates to MLLLSIMFVFIIAACGQKATTGKGELAEIDLMLDWYPNAVHSYLYAAIEKGYFEEEGIKLNIQFPANPTDPINLAAAGQITLGISYQPDVVIARANQEVPVKSVGAIVRSPLNHVVILEDSPVQTPKDLEGKTVGFPGIPLNEALLKTMIKTDGGNPDNISMIDVGFELGSSIVSGRVDGVIGAYINHEVPVLKHKGYETRYFNPVDYGVPSFYELVVVTNDKTWNEREKDIKAFWRAATKGYEFMKANPDEALAILLSNQDKSNFPLIEEVEKQSLEILLPKMASDNGFGSQDETSWQETIDWMMDFKLITKEPALAEIFVNIVE; encoded by the coding sequence ATACTTTTATTGAGTATCATGTTCGTTTTTATAATCGCAGCTTGTGGCCAAAAAGCAACGACAGGTAAAGGAGAATTAGCAGAAATTGATTTAATGCTAGATTGGTACCCAAATGCTGTACATAGTTATTTATATGCTGCCATCGAAAAAGGTTATTTTGAAGAAGAGGGGATTAAACTTAATATTCAATTTCCAGCTAATCCAACAGACCCAATTAATCTAGCAGCAGCTGGGCAAATTACATTAGGTATTTCCTATCAACCAGATGTTGTTATTGCTCGTGCTAATCAAGAGGTTCCTGTTAAATCAGTAGGAGCGATTGTTCGCTCACCATTAAATCATGTCGTCATTTTAGAAGATAGCCCAGTTCAAACACCAAAAGACCTTGAAGGCAAAACGGTTGGCTTCCCGGGAATTCCTTTAAACGAAGCTTTATTAAAAACAATGATCAAAACTGACGGTGGTAACCCTGACAATATATCAATGATCGATGTTGGCTTTGAATTAGGTTCTTCCATTGTTAGTGGTCGTGTTGATGGCGTCATTGGCGCTTATATTAACCATGAAGTACCAGTCTTAAAACATAAAGGCTATGAAACACGTTATTTCAATCCAGTAGATTACGGGGTTCCTAGTTTTTATGAATTAGTTGTCGTAACAAATGATAAGACATGGAATGAAAGAGAAAAGGATATTAAAGCGTTCTGGCGAGCTGCAACTAAAGGATATGAATTTATGAAAGCAAATCCTGATGAGGCCCTTGCGATTTTATTAAGTAATCAAGACAAATCAAACTTTCCTTTAATTGAGGAAGTTGAAAAGCAAAGCTTAGAAATTCTCTTACCAAAAATGGCATCAGATAATGGATTTGGAAGTCAAGATGAAACATCATGGCAAGAAACGATTGATTGGATGATGGATTTTAAATTAATTACGAAAGAACCGGCGTTAGCTGAGATCTTCGTAAATATTGTTGAATAG
- a CDS encoding ABC transporter permease, translated as MMKYGKQWMAPFLLVSTLLIFWQLVGMFVGMTFILPTPIQVVLKLWDLKEILLLVHLPATLLIIITGLTISIILGVGLAVWMNFSKVVEKAFYPIIVASQTIPIIALAPIFVLWFGYSIWSKVAVTLIITFFPITVSTFDGLRSSSKDLKELLLTMGATKRDIFFKLNVPSALPFFYSGLKVAVTLSVIGAAIGEWLGAQKGLGYFSRRMMTQFDGAGVFAPIVLLSAIGIGLFLAVVLLEKITLHWRKTE; from the coding sequence ATGATGAAGTATGGAAAGCAGTGGATGGCTCCGTTCTTATTAGTATCAACCCTTCTGATTTTCTGGCAGTTGGTTGGAATGTTCGTTGGAATGACGTTTATTTTGCCTACACCAATCCAAGTCGTACTAAAACTTTGGGACTTAAAAGAGATTTTATTGTTGGTTCACCTTCCAGCAACATTACTTATTATTATTACTGGGCTGACGATCTCCATCATCTTAGGGGTAGGCTTAGCGGTTTGGATGAATTTTAGTAAGGTCGTTGAAAAAGCATTTTATCCAATCATCGTTGCTTCACAAACGATTCCGATTATTGCCCTTGCACCTATTTTTGTCCTTTGGTTTGGCTATTCAATTTGGAGTAAGGTAGCCGTAACTTTAATTATTACGTTTTTTCCGATTACAGTAAGTACGTTTGACGGGCTTCGTTCAAGCAGCAAAGATTTGAAAGAGTTGCTACTAACAATGGGTGCCACTAAACGAGATATATTCTTTAAATTAAATGTTCCATCGGCTTTACCATTTTTCTATTCTGGCTTAAAAGTAGCTGTGACATTAAGTGTTATTGGTGCCGCTATCGGAGAATGGTTAGGAGCACAAAAGGGGCTAGGGTATTTTAGCAGACGAATGATGACCCAATTTGACGGTGCAGGAGTTTTTGCCCCAATTGTCTTGTTATCAGCGATTGGAATTGGCTTATTTTTAGCCGTTGTCTTACTAGAAAAAATTACACTACATTGGAGGAAAACAGAGTGA
- a CDS encoding ABC transporter ATP-binding protein, with the protein MSKLSLQFENVSFAYEPRQAMLLEKFNFHVNEGEFVSIIGPSGSGKSTIFKLITGLEDTDEGKIHINGQTYASRLGRVGYMPQQDLLMPWRTVLENAALPLEIQGMKKQVAYEKVLTLLDQFGLKGVENEYPSKLSGGMKQRISFLRTVLSGSNVLLLDEPFSSLDAITRLSMQEWLLAQWEKWNLSILFITHDVDEALFLSDRIFIFTEQPVTQFVEVEVPLSRPRTIRDIHTPAVIEVKEQLIEQLRVKVT; encoded by the coding sequence ATGAGTAAGCTTTCTTTACAGTTTGAAAATGTTTCATTTGCATATGAACCAAGGCAAGCGATGCTACTAGAAAAATTTAATTTTCATGTAAATGAAGGTGAATTTGTTAGTATTATCGGTCCGAGTGGCTCTGGAAAAAGCACGATTTTTAAATTAATTACTGGTCTTGAAGACACAGACGAAGGCAAAATTCACATTAATGGTCAAACCTATGCTAGTCGTTTAGGACGTGTAGGCTATATGCCACAGCAAGATTTGCTCATGCCATGGCGAACCGTCCTTGAAAATGCAGCGTTGCCCCTTGAGATTCAAGGTATGAAAAAACAAGTGGCCTATGAAAAGGTATTAACACTCCTTGATCAATTTGGGTTAAAAGGGGTAGAAAATGAGTATCCAAGTAAGTTATCAGGCGGGATGAAACAGCGAATATCATTTTTACGAACGGTATTAAGTGGTTCTAATGTTTTGTTATTAGACGAACCTTTCTCGTCACTTGACGCAATCACTAGACTATCGATGCAGGAGTGGTTACTTGCTCAGTGGGAAAAATGGAACTTATCAATTTTATTTATTACCCATGATGTTGATGAAGCCTTATTTTTATCCGATCGAATTTTCATATTTACAGAACAACCAGTCACACAGTTTGTAGAAGTTGAAGTGCCATTATCACGCCCGAGGACTATTAGAGATATTCACACCCCTGCAGTTATTGAAGTAAAAGAGCAGTTAATCGAGCAGTTACGGGTGAAGGTGACATGA
- the tenA gene encoding thiaminase II, translating into MKFSERLYQELQPIWRKNHAHPFVQGIGDGTLEKEKFRFFMVQDYLYLIDYAKLFALGAVKATDVETMGRFASLLNSTLNEEMSLHREYAKKFDVTEEEFAKATPSPTTLAYTHYMLHVGQNGTLADLVAAILPCMWSYWEIGKELNEIPGANENEFYGEWIQMYSSKEFGQLAIWCIDLLDQLTTELPEKDLKRLEEIFLNTTRFEYMFWDMSYNLAMWPTDE; encoded by the coding sequence ATGAAATTTAGTGAACGACTTTATCAAGAATTACAACCAATTTGGCGAAAAAATCATGCACACCCATTTGTCCAAGGGATTGGTGATGGAACTCTTGAAAAAGAGAAATTTCGGTTTTTTATGGTTCAAGATTATTTATATTTAATTGATTATGCGAAACTATTTGCCCTTGGTGCTGTAAAGGCAACAGATGTAGAAACTATGGGACGATTTGCTAGTTTATTAAACTCAACACTTAATGAAGAAATGTCATTGCATCGAGAGTATGCAAAAAAATTCGATGTCACCGAAGAAGAGTTTGCTAAAGCAACACCATCACCGACAACTTTAGCTTATACTCACTACATGTTACATGTTGGTCAAAATGGCACACTGGCAGACCTAGTAGCAGCGATCCTGCCTTGTATGTGGAGCTATTGGGAAATTGGTAAAGAGTTAAACGAAATCCCAGGTGCTAACGAAAATGAATTTTATGGTGAATGGATCCAAATGTATAGCTCGAAAGAGTTTGGTCAATTAGCCATTTGGTGCATCGATCTTCTTGATCAGTTAACAACCGAATTACCTGAAAAAGACTTAAAACGCCTAGAAGAGATTTTCCTGAACACGACGAGGTTTGAATATATGTTTTGGGATATGTCTTACAATTTAGCGATGTGGCCGACAGATGAGTAA
- a CDS encoding aldo/keto reductase, with translation MSIVEGLEKIQIQAWGSLANGIYSGRTLENPSEAYLKTKQLIEEMAENKETTLEAIVLGWLMKHPAMIQPVIGTANEKRILNCQDAARQSALMTREEWYSLYVASRGQLMP, from the coding sequence ATATCGATTGTCGAAGGCTTAGAAAAAATTCAAATTCAAGCATGGGGCTCATTAGCAAACGGTATTTATTCCGGTCGCACCTTAGAAAACCCATCTGAAGCTTATTTGAAAACGAAACAATTAATTGAGGAAATGGCGGAAAATAAAGAAACGACTTTAGAAGCAATCGTTCTCGGTTGGCTTATGAAACATCCAGCGATGATCCAGCCTGTGATTGGAACGGCAAATGAAAAACGAATCCTTAATTGTCAGGATGCTGCAAGACAATCAGCTTTGATGACGAGAGAAGAATGGTACAGTCTTTATGTCGCTTCCCGTGGGCAATTAATGCCTTAA
- a CDS encoding DUF3883 domain-containing protein, producing MSNYSEKEILVVAIKILEETGEMTTTELKEALMDEMNPGGNDLAINLNRNDTNFEQKVRNMISHRDHNELLKYCEYERFGRNGILRSKSLAQDGRGEKEKQEIETRKEKKRNFRARKVDFDEINARNKDLGLKGELYVLQHEKERLSVELGEKIIHVSVEQGDGAGYDILSYDLSGKPRYIEVKTTTGPKDTPFYLSENEKAFLEEYAEEAEIVRLYNFNCETLTGEIYRISGEDFLKKLTLQPISYKVTLK from the coding sequence TTGAGTAATTACAGTGAAAAAGAAATTTTGGTAGTTGCAATAAAAATATTAGAAGAAACTGGGGAAATGACGACCACTGAACTAAAAGAAGCGTTAATGGACGAAATGAACCCAGGTGGGAATGATTTGGCGATTAATTTAAATCGAAATGACACGAACTTTGAGCAAAAAGTTAGAAATATGATTTCGCACAGAGACCATAACGAACTACTAAAGTATTGTGAGTATGAGCGTTTTGGTAGAAATGGTATTTTAAGATCGAAATCTCTGGCACAAGACGGACGTGGTGAAAAAGAAAAGCAAGAAATCGAAACACGAAAAGAAAAGAAACGGAATTTTCGTGCCAGAAAAGTGGATTTTGACGAGATTAATGCAAGGAATAAAGATCTCGGTCTAAAAGGAGAGTTGTATGTTTTACAGCATGAGAAAGAAAGATTAAGTGTTGAGTTAGGTGAAAAAATTATTCATGTATCGGTTGAGCAAGGGGACGGAGCAGGCTATGATATCTTATCTTATGACCTTTCTGGGAAGCCAAGATACATTGAAGTAAAAACGACAACTGGCCCAAAGGATACACCCTTTTATTTATCGGAAAATGAGAAAGCTTTTCTTGAGGAATACGCTGAAGAAGCAGAAATTGTTAGACTTTATAATTTTAATTGTGAGACATTGACAGGCGAAATATATAGAATTTCAGGAGAAGATTTTCTAAAAAAACTAACACTTCAACCAATTTCCTATAAGGTCACTTTAAAATGA